In Brevundimonas subvibrioides, a genomic segment contains:
- the aroB gene encoding 3-dehydroquinate synthase codes for MTTVVPVGGGRFTPYDVVVGRGLLREAGHRIAPFARGRTVVVSDETVAALHGPALRSSLEEAGIKAEIVSVPAGEASKSFGELERLMDRLLATGLDRKDVIVALGGGVVGDLAGLAAALYMRGIDFIQLPTTLLAQVDSSVGGKTAIDTARGKNLVGAFHQPRLVLADIDVLGTLPDVQLRSGWAEVLKHGLICDAGFFDWLAGDGAAGARGDPEALTRAVIRSVEIKSAIVGEDEKEAGRRALLNLGHTFGHAIEAELGFEAAALAHGEAVALGCCMAFRFSAGQGLCDPADAARVEQVVTAAGLPTRLAQAGTFSSEALLARMAGDKKAEGGAVTLILASGIGQAFAQKFDDAAPILAFLRQEGAD; via the coding sequence ATGACGACCGTGGTGCCTGTCGGGGGCGGGCGCTTCACGCCCTATGACGTCGTCGTCGGGCGGGGTCTTTTGCGAGAGGCCGGGCACCGCATCGCGCCCTTCGCCAGGGGCCGCACCGTGGTCGTCAGCGACGAAACGGTCGCCGCCCTGCACGGTCCTGCTCTCAGATCATCGCTTGAAGAGGCTGGTATAAAAGCGGAAATTGTTTCCGTTCCAGCGGGTGAAGCATCCAAATCCTTCGGCGAGCTCGAACGGCTGATGGACCGGCTGCTGGCGACGGGACTGGACCGCAAGGACGTGATCGTGGCGCTGGGAGGGGGCGTGGTCGGTGACCTCGCCGGGCTGGCGGCGGCGCTATACATGCGCGGGATCGACTTCATCCAGCTGCCGACCACCCTGCTGGCCCAGGTCGATTCCTCGGTCGGTGGGAAGACGGCGATCGACACGGCGCGCGGCAAGAACCTGGTCGGGGCCTTCCACCAGCCGCGTCTGGTGCTGGCCGACATCGACGTCCTGGGCACACTGCCTGATGTGCAGTTGCGCTCGGGCTGGGCCGAGGTGCTGAAGCATGGGTTGATCTGCGACGCCGGTTTCTTCGACTGGCTGGCGGGGGACGGCGCGGCCGGAGCCAGGGGCGACCCCGAGGCCCTGACCCGGGCCGTCATCCGCTCGGTCGAGATCAAGTCGGCCATCGTCGGCGAGGACGAAAAGGAGGCCGGTCGCCGCGCCCTGCTGAACCTCGGCCACACCTTCGGTCACGCGATCGAGGCCGAGCTGGGGTTCGAGGCGGCAGCGCTCGCGCATGGCGAGGCCGTCGCGCTGGGGTGCTGCATGGCGTTCCGCTTCTCGGCCGGGCAGGGGCTGTGCGATCCTGCGGACGCCGCTCGGGTCGAACAGGTTGTCACAGCGGCCGGTCTGCCGACGCGACTGGCCCAGGCCGGGACGTTCTCCAGCGAGGCCTTGCTGGCGCGGATGGCCGGCGACAAGAAGGCCGAGGGCGGCGCGGTCACCCTGATCCTCGCGTCCGGGATCGGCCAGGCCTTTGCGCAGAAGTTTGACGACGCCGCACCGATATTGGCGTTCCTGCGCCAGGAGGGTGCTGACTGA
- a CDS encoding pseudouridine synthase, protein MARHTDDNDKKPRPSQAPRAHKPGDRPKGGSARPGSASASLFQSSAKAPEGGRGSGSGRAYPADKGARPEPRAKGPRPGGKPGGKPGKDAAPAEPKRSERIAKAMARAGIASRREVERLIGLGKVAVNGRILDTPATLVTRDDVITVDGKPIAAAQATRVWRYNKPVGLLTSHNDPAGRPTVFDALPSGLPRVISVGRLDINTEGLLLLTNDGELSRALELPETALVRQYRARARGRVTQAELDRLKDGVTVDGVRYGPVEATIDKATTKEDGSQAANLWISVQIAEGKNREVRKVLESVGLTVNRLIRLAYGPFQLGTLATGSVEEVGPRVIRELLGEHIRPDNLPQGNTVETPAPIPGRRTGAPKVTGTSGSAMSDPSRKPSRVRAAATAQVEGAERANRPPKKAGWAKAAPPNPRGPSTKKPWKPREDGAAVGERPARVFKPREDKIIGPKSATWARDGDKPKRDFKPRAGGTGGPRSTGPRTGGKPRG, encoded by the coding sequence ATGGCCCGCCATACCGACGACAACGACAAGAAGCCCCGCCCCAGTCAAGCCCCGAGGGCGCACAAGCCCGGGGATCGCCCGAAAGGCGGCTCCGCGCGCCCCGGCTCGGCCTCCGCTTCCCTGTTCCAGTCCAGCGCGAAGGCACCCGAAGGCGGACGCGGCTCCGGCAGCGGGCGCGCCTATCCGGCCGACAAGGGGGCGCGGCCTGAACCTCGGGCCAAGGGGCCTCGCCCCGGGGGAAAGCCGGGTGGCAAGCCCGGCAAGGACGCCGCGCCCGCCGAGCCGAAGCGCAGCGAACGGATCGCCAAGGCCATGGCACGGGCCGGCATCGCCTCGCGCCGCGAGGTCGAGCGGCTGATCGGTCTGGGCAAGGTGGCGGTCAACGGCCGCATTCTGGATACGCCCGCGACCCTGGTCACCCGCGACGACGTCATCACCGTGGACGGCAAGCCCATCGCGGCGGCCCAGGCGACCCGTGTCTGGCGCTACAACAAGCCGGTCGGTCTGCTGACCTCGCACAATGATCCGGCCGGACGGCCGACCGTGTTCGACGCCCTGCCCAGCGGCCTGCCGCGGGTGATCTCGGTCGGGCGACTGGACATCAATACCGAAGGTCTTCTGCTGCTGACCAACGACGGGGAGCTGAGCCGGGCGCTGGAGCTGCCCGAGACGGCCCTGGTGCGCCAGTACCGGGCCCGCGCCCGGGGGCGGGTGACGCAGGCCGAGCTGGACAGGCTGAAGGACGGCGTGACCGTCGACGGCGTCCGCTACGGCCCGGTCGAGGCGACCATCGACAAGGCGACGACCAAGGAGGACGGCTCGCAGGCCGCCAACCTGTGGATCAGCGTCCAGATCGCAGAGGGCAAGAACCGAGAGGTCCGAAAGGTGCTGGAATCGGTCGGTCTGACCGTCAACCGGCTGATCCGCCTGGCCTATGGCCCCTTCCAGCTGGGCACCCTGGCCACGGGATCGGTCGAGGAGGTCGGTCCCCGCGTGATCCGCGAACTGCTGGGCGAACACATCCGCCCCGACAACCTGCCCCAGGGCAATACGGTCGAGACGCCCGCGCCGATCCCCGGCCGCCGCACCGGTGCGCCCAAGGTCACGGGCACTTCGGGCTCGGCCATGTCGGATCCGTCGAGGAAGCCCAGCCGCGTTCGCGCCGCCGCGACCGCCCAGGTCGAGGGGGCCGAGCGGGCCAATCGACCCCCGAAGAAGGCCGGCTGGGCCAAGGCCGCACCGCCCAATCCGCGCGGACCCTCGACCAAGAAGCCCTGGAAGCCCCGCGAGGACGGCGCAGCGGTCGGCGAACGTCCGGCGCGGGTGTTCAAGCCGCGCGAGGACAAGATCATCGGGCCGAAGTCGGCGACCTGGGCCCGCGACGGGGACAAGCCGAAGCGCGACTTCAAGCCCCGTGCGGGGGGCACGGGCGGACCCCGCTCCACCGGTCCACGCACGGGCGGCAAGCCGCGCGGTTGA
- a CDS encoding GNAT family N-acetyltransferase, protein MTPQPEFTLQVHDSIAAIGREAWDACAGPTGDPFVSFDFLHACEASGSAVARQGWGPRHLTLMGPDEAVLGCMPLYLKGHSQGEYVFDHSWADAWQRAGGQYYPKLLGAVPFTPATGPRFLHAPGTDEATVRAALIQGALTLTQRLEVSSLHVNFPTEPEWSAMGEAGMLRRQDMQFIWRNDGYATFDEFLAALSSNRRKTIRRERRDAQTGLDIRILTGPDILEAHWDAFFEFYQDTGARKWGRPYLTRAFFSMIGETMTDRIALVMAFRDETPVAGALNFIGRDALYGRQWGALEEVPFLHFELCYYQAIDFAIARGLSRVEAGAQGQHKIARGYLPSSVYSAHWIADPALRTPVARYLEQERSGVEAEILAMTAELSPYRAS, encoded by the coding sequence GTGACTCCTCAGCCAGAGTTCACCCTCCAGGTCCACGACAGCATCGCGGCCATCGGGCGCGAGGCGTGGGACGCCTGCGCCGGTCCGACCGGCGATCCGTTCGTCAGCTTCGACTTCCTGCACGCCTGTGAAGCCTCGGGCAGCGCGGTCGCGAGGCAGGGCTGGGGTCCGCGCCATCTGACCCTGATGGGGCCGGACGAGGCGGTCCTCGGGTGCATGCCCCTCTATCTGAAGGGCCACAGCCAGGGCGAATACGTCTTCGACCATTCCTGGGCCGACGCCTGGCAGCGGGCGGGCGGGCAGTACTATCCCAAACTGCTGGGAGCGGTGCCCTTCACCCCCGCGACCGGGCCCCGGTTCCTGCATGCGCCCGGGACGGACGAGGCCACGGTCCGCGCGGCCCTGATCCAGGGTGCCCTGACCCTGACGCAGCGCCTGGAAGTGTCGTCGCTGCACGTCAACTTCCCGACCGAGCCCGAATGGTCGGCCATGGGCGAGGCCGGGATGCTGCGTCGCCAGGACATGCAGTTTATCTGGAGGAACGACGGCTACGCCACCTTCGACGAATTTCTGGCCGCCCTGTCGTCGAACCGGAGGAAGACCATCCGGCGCGAACGCCGCGACGCCCAAACCGGTCTCGACATCCGCATCCTGACCGGTCCGGACATTCTGGAGGCCCACTGGGATGCCTTTTTCGAATTCTATCAGGACACGGGGGCCCGAAAATGGGGCCGCCCCTATCTGACCCGCGCCTTCTTCTCCATGATCGGGGAGACGATGACCGACCGCATCGCCCTGGTCATGGCGTTCCGCGACGAGACGCCCGTCGCCGGTGCCCTGAACTTCATCGGCCGCGACGCCCTGTATGGCCGTCAGTGGGGCGCGCTGGAGGAGGTGCCCTTCCTCCATTTCGAGCTCTGCTACTATCAGGCCATCGATTTCGCCATCGCGCGTGGCCTGTCCCGCGTCGAGGCGGGGGCGCAAGGGCAGCACAAGATCGCCCGCGGCTACCTGCCCTCCTCCGTCTATTCCGCCCACTGGATCGCGGACCCGGCCCTGCGGACGCCGGTGGCGCGGTATCTGGAGCAGGAGCGCAGTGGCGTGGAAGCGGAGATCTTGGCGATGACGGCGGAGCTGTCGCCGTATCGGGCCTCCTGA
- a CDS encoding DUF418 domain-containing protein yields MKPGTRLTGPPKLNPPGDGPTSQGARIHSLDTVRGLALFGVLIINLDSEFRVTLFEQFQPAALAAASSSFDRLVSMLFGLLIEFKAFAVFSLLFGVGLAMQFDRLRESSRSRVLVRRLLVLLMFGVVHLTLIWNGDILTEYAIAGLVVIPLLGRSRLTLGVAAAGAMLLYLVVPWLPLPFSFPSAEWIDSHVTTARAVYGSGSFLEVLRFRIEELPQIAKLHAYVFPRTVALMLLGALIWRSGALKPGHGARSPIRSAGAVLVVLGAAASITAIPGVAPGWIGSVSTGAAPVLLAVGYAALVWVISSSRPGWLVNWAAPAGQMAFTNYILQSVVLGLLFYGYGAGLMGKLGVSAGLGVSILLFLLQVIASSFWLRFYRYGPLEWVWRSLTYGSVQSWKRPDPRIANGM; encoded by the coding sequence ATGAAACCCGGCACCCGACTGACCGGCCCGCCGAAACTAAACCCGCCGGGGGATGGACCGACGTCTCAGGGCGCGAGAATCCATAGCCTCGACACGGTGCGCGGCCTGGCGCTCTTCGGCGTTCTGATCATCAATCTGGACAGCGAGTTCCGGGTGACGCTGTTCGAACAGTTCCAGCCTGCCGCGCTCGCGGCCGCATCATCGTCGTTCGATCGCCTTGTCTCGATGCTGTTCGGCCTCCTGATCGAGTTCAAGGCGTTCGCCGTATTCTCGCTGTTGTTCGGCGTCGGCCTTGCGATGCAGTTCGACCGCCTGCGCGAGAGCAGCCGAAGCCGTGTTCTGGTCCGGCGCCTGCTCGTCCTCCTGATGTTCGGCGTCGTTCACCTGACCCTGATCTGGAATGGCGACATTCTGACCGAGTACGCCATCGCAGGACTTGTCGTCATTCCGCTTCTGGGTCGCTCCCGCTTGACCCTCGGCGTGGCGGCTGCGGGCGCGATGCTGCTCTATCTCGTAGTGCCATGGCTACCCTTGCCGTTCAGCTTTCCCTCTGCGGAGTGGATAGACTCCCATGTGACCACGGCCCGCGCCGTCTACGGCAGCGGCTCGTTCCTTGAGGTCTTGCGGTTCCGCATCGAGGAGTTGCCACAGATCGCGAAACTGCATGCCTACGTCTTCCCGAGGACCGTCGCCCTCATGCTTCTGGGCGCGCTCATCTGGCGATCCGGAGCCCTGAAACCCGGCCATGGCGCAAGGTCACCGATCCGCAGCGCGGGCGCCGTTCTGGTCGTCCTGGGGGCGGCTGCGTCGATCACCGCGATCCCGGGCGTGGCACCCGGATGGATCGGGTCCGTGTCGACCGGCGCTGCGCCTGTCCTGCTGGCGGTGGGCTATGCCGCGCTCGTCTGGGTCATCTCGTCCAGCCGTCCCGGATGGCTCGTGAATTGGGCGGCTCCGGCAGGGCAGATGGCCTTCACGAACTACATCCTGCAATCGGTCGTCCTTGGACTTCTGTTCTATGGCTATGGCGCGGGACTGATGGGAAAACTCGGCGTGTCTGCGGGGCTCGGCGTTTCCATTCTCCTTTTTCTTCTGCAGGTTATCGCCAGTTCCTTCTGGCTCAGGTTCTACCGGTATGGACCCCTCGAATGGGTATGGCGGTCGCTGACATACGGGTCGGTCCAGTCCTGGAAACGACCGGATCCGCGCATCGCGAATGGGATGTGA
- the mutL gene encoding DNA mismatch repair endonuclease MutL — MPIRRLPPETVNRIAAGEVVERPASAIKELVENALDAGATRIEVQADGGGLSRILIADDGHGMAPDQLALAVERHATSKLEPDDAGDVDLLRISTLGFRGEALPSIGSVARLMITSRSPGGDAHQITVEGGDTRPVAPAAFPGPHGARVEVRDLFYATPARLKFMKSERSEAMAISEEIRRQAMAHEGVAFTLDLDGRTTLRLPAEHPGDAGRLKRLAALLGRDFEANALLIDQSREGIRLSGYAGLPTYSRGNGGHQYLFVNGRPVRDRLLQGALRGAYADFLARDRHPAAVLFLEIDPLFVDVNVHPAKAEVRFRDPALVRGLIVGALRHALHAAGHRASTTVADNVLAGFTAHTGAAFSPTSSRSQGFAASGFSGWTGWDRPVAAQEIPGLGERSARVEAGWAIGEGDLATRHAPLATVPDPIDQPLGAARAQVHGTYIVAQTRDGIVVVDQHAAHERLVYERMKTQMAQGSVTRQALLTPEVVELDPAEADRVVARADELAQLGLIVEPFGGGAVLVRETPALLGDTDVQGLIRDIADDLAEHGAALALSERLGEVCGTMACHGSVRAGRVLSAPEMNALLRQMEATPHSGQCNHGRPTYVELKLADLEKLFGRR; from the coding sequence ATGCCCATCCGTCGCCTCCCCCCCGAGACCGTCAACCGCATCGCCGCCGGCGAGGTGGTCGAACGCCCGGCCAGCGCCATCAAGGAGCTGGTCGAGAACGCGCTGGACGCCGGGGCGACCCGGATCGAGGTCCAGGCGGACGGCGGCGGCCTGTCGCGCATCCTGATCGCCGACGACGGCCATGGCATGGCCCCGGACCAGCTGGCCCTCGCCGTCGAGCGCCATGCGACCTCCAAGCTGGAGCCGGATGACGCCGGCGACGTCGACCTGTTGCGCATCTCGACCCTGGGCTTCCGGGGGGAGGCCCTGCCCTCCATCGGCTCGGTCGCCCGGCTGATGATCACCAGCCGCAGCCCCGGAGGCGACGCCCACCAGATCACGGTCGAGGGCGGCGACACCCGCCCCGTGGCCCCCGCCGCCTTCCCCGGCCCGCACGGCGCCCGCGTCGAGGTCCGCGACCTGTTCTATGCCACCCCGGCCCGGCTCAAATTCATGAAGTCGGAACGGTCCGAGGCCATGGCCATCTCGGAGGAGATCAGGCGTCAGGCCATGGCGCATGAAGGCGTGGCCTTCACCCTCGATCTCGACGGCCGCACGACCCTGCGCCTGCCCGCCGAACACCCGGGCGACGCGGGCCGCCTGAAACGGCTCGCCGCCCTGCTGGGCCGGGATTTCGAGGCCAACGCCCTGCTGATCGACCAGTCGCGCGAGGGTATCCGGCTGTCGGGCTATGCGGGCCTGCCGACCTATTCGCGCGGCAACGGCGGGCACCAGTATCTGTTCGTCAACGGCCGCCCGGTCCGCGACCGGCTGCTGCAGGGGGCGCTGCGCGGGGCCTATGCCGACTTCCTCGCCCGCGACCGGCATCCGGCGGCGGTGCTGTTCCTCGAGATCGATCCCCTGTTCGTCGACGTCAATGTCCACCCGGCCAAGGCCGAGGTCCGCTTCCGCGACCCCGCCCTGGTGCGCGGCCTGATCGTCGGGGCGCTGAGACATGCGCTCCACGCCGCCGGGCACCGTGCCTCGACCACCGTCGCCGACAATGTGCTGGCGGGGTTCACGGCCCACACCGGGGCGGCGTTCAGCCCGACCTCGTCCCGGTCGCAAGGCTTTGCCGCCAGCGGCTTCAGCGGCTGGACCGGCTGGGACCGCCCGGTCGCGGCCCAGGAGATCCCCGGTCTCGGTGAACGCTCCGCCCGCGTCGAGGCGGGGTGGGCCATCGGAGAGGGCGACCTCGCCACCCGCCACGCGCCACTCGCCACTGTCCCGGACCCCATCGACCAGCCCCTGGGGGCCGCCCGCGCCCAGGTGCACGGCACCTATATCGTCGCCCAGACGCGCGACGGCATCGTCGTGGTCGACCAGCATGCCGCCCACGAACGCCTCGTCTATGAGCGGATGAAGACCCAGATGGCGCAAGGGTCCGTCACCCGTCAGGCCCTCTTGACCCCCGAAGTCGTCGAGCTGGACCCGGCCGAGGCTGACCGTGTTGTCGCCCGTGCTGACGAACTGGCGCAACTGGGCCTGATCGTCGAGCCGTTCGGCGGCGGGGCCGTGCTGGTGCGCGAGACGCCCGCCCTGCTCGGCGACACCGACGTGCAAGGCCTGATCCGCGACATCGCCGACGACCTGGCCGAGCACGGCGCGGCCCTGGCCCTGTCCGAGCGCCTCGGCGAGGTCTGCGGCACCATGGCCTGCCACGGCTCCGTCCGCGCCGGTCGCGTCCTGTCCGCGCCGGAGATGAACGCCCTCCTCCGCCAGATGGAGGCCACCCCGCACAGCGGCCAGTGCAACCACGGGCGGCCGACCTATGTGGAGCTGAAGCTGGCGGATCTGGAGAAGCTGTTCGGGCGGCGGTGA
- a CDS encoding MerR family transcriptional regulator yields the protein MRNDARHALHTVSQLARLSGTSVRTLHHYDAIGVLKPATVGENGYRYYGRTELLRLQQILIHREFGVPLSDIPALLEAGDSDRLTALRQQRARLEQEADRYRRLARTIDRTIAELEGRATVMDKQLYEGFSPEKQAGYEAWIVERYGQPAQDRIEAGKAAMAALSQAERDSWLAEVAGMEADFARAMAEGAASDDPALDPLLQRHHAWVAKTWKMGPTAEAYAGLGRMYVENPDFHARYEGIRPGLAEWMAEAMAAYGRRVLSA from the coding sequence ATGCGGAACGACGCGCGCCACGCCCTCCATACCGTCAGCCAGCTGGCCAGGCTGTCCGGGACCTCGGTCCGGACGCTGCACCACTATGACGCCATCGGAGTGCTGAAGCCCGCGACGGTCGGCGAGAATGGATACCGCTACTACGGGCGAACGGAGCTGCTGCGCCTGCAGCAGATCCTGATCCATCGGGAGTTCGGAGTGCCGCTCAGCGACATTCCGGCCCTGCTGGAGGCCGGAGACTCCGACCGGCTGACGGCCCTGCGACAGCAGCGGGCGCGGCTGGAGCAGGAAGCGGACCGCTATCGCCGTCTGGCCCGGACGATCGACCGCACGATCGCCGAACTGGAAGGACGAGCGACTGTCATGGACAAGCAGCTATACGAGGGCTTCAGCCCGGAAAAACAGGCCGGATACGAGGCCTGGATCGTCGAACGATACGGCCAGCCGGCTCAGGACCGCATCGAGGCGGGCAAGGCGGCGATGGCAGCCCTGTCGCAGGCAGAGCGCGACAGCTGGCTGGCCGAGGTCGCCGGAATGGAAGCCGATTTCGCGCGCGCGATGGCTGAGGGGGCGGCATCCGATGATCCGGCCCTGGATCCTTTGCTGCAACGGCATCACGCCTGGGTCGCGAAGACCTGGAAGATGGGGCCGACCGCAGAGGCCTATGCGGGGCTGGGCCGGATGTATGTTGAAAATCCGGACTTCCACGCCCGCTACGAGGGCATCCGACCGGGGCTGGCGGAATGGATGGCAGAGGCGATGGCGGCCTATGGCCGGCGGGTCCTGAGCGCCTGA
- a CDS encoding low molecular weight protein-tyrosine-phosphatase, whose product MPSVLFVCLGNICRSPLAEAALRAEAERLELDLVVDSAGTGDWHIGDPPDPRARAVAARHGIDISGYRGRQVKPADFRRFTHIVALDLDNLANLRRLAPADAVAELSLALDHVPGREGQPVTDPYFGDDDGFDVTWEEVTAAAVGLAQALRTRRP is encoded by the coding sequence ATGCCCTCCGTCCTGTTCGTCTGTCTCGGCAACATCTGTCGCTCGCCGCTGGCGGAAGCTGCCCTGCGCGCCGAGGCCGAACGGCTGGAGCTCGACCTGGTCGTGGACTCGGCCGGCACCGGCGACTGGCACATCGGCGATCCGCCCGACCCCCGCGCCCGCGCGGTCGCCGCCCGCCACGGCATCGACATCTCCGGTTACCGGGGTCGGCAGGTGAAACCCGCCGATTTCCGGCGGTTCACCCATATCGTCGCGCTGGACCTCGACAACCTCGCCAATCTGCGCCGGCTGGCTCCCGCCGACGCGGTTGCAGAGCTCAGCCTTGCGCTGGACCATGTGCCGGGTCGGGAAGGCCAGCCGGTAACTGATCCGTATTTCGGCGACGACGACGGCTTCGACGTCACCTGGGAAGAGGTCACGGCCGCAGCGGTCGGGCTGGCTCAGGCGCTCAGGACCCGCCGGCCATAG
- the rsmD gene encoding 16S rRNA (guanine(966)-N(2))-methyltransferase RsmD translates to MRIVAGKLKGRAIVAPEGQGTRPTSDRARQAIFNVLEHAAWAEPLAGARVMDLFAGSGALGFEAMSRGAAFGLFVETDEAARGAIRENADTFGVMGATRVHRRSAIDLGARPGSDGEAFDLAFLDPPYGRGLGEQSLQRLLEGNWLKPGALVVFERGSDEPEIETPGYERLDARDYGAARVLFLRLDPEVA, encoded by the coding sequence TTGAGGATCGTCGCCGGGAAGCTGAAGGGCCGGGCCATCGTCGCGCCGGAGGGGCAGGGGACGCGCCCGACCTCCGACCGCGCGCGGCAGGCGATTTTCAACGTGCTGGAACATGCCGCCTGGGCCGAGCCCCTGGCCGGCGCGCGGGTCATGGACCTGTTCGCGGGGTCGGGAGCCCTGGGGTTCGAGGCCATGAGCCGGGGGGCCGCCTTCGGCCTGTTCGTGGAGACGGACGAGGCGGCGCGCGGCGCGATCCGCGAGAACGCGGACACCTTCGGGGTCATGGGGGCCACGCGCGTGCATCGACGCAGCGCGATCGATCTGGGCGCGCGGCCGGGATCGGACGGCGAAGCCTTCGACCTCGCCTTCCTCGACCCGCCCTATGGCAGAGGATTGGGCGAGCAGTCGCTGCAACGGTTGCTGGAGGGCAATTGGCTGAAACCCGGCGCGCTCGTCGTGTTCGAGCGCGGGTCGGACGAGCCGGAGATCGAGACGCCGGGCTATGAGCGGCTGGACGCGCGCGACTATGGGGCGGCGCGGGTGCTGTTTTTGCGGCTTGACCCTGAGGTGGCGTAA
- a CDS encoding TMEM175 family protein produces the protein MTDSAHDHAHPKDNSLDRLLFFSDGVFAIAITLLSIELHPPHDWDGTAAQLLRQGWPGFAAYALSFLVIGIFWTSHRRMFTQIRRFTTGVFLLNLLLLGLIALMPFMTNLLYIDGPRGEAFLIYLGVVSAAGLVQGAMLAWAVFVNHAVDPAVHVSRRVTAILSAGLLPGLISAGSMLMFGVVGGGVELWLPAVCFAMAVVILLARGLAEKRYR, from the coding sequence ATGACTGATTCCGCGCACGACCACGCGCATCCGAAGGACAACAGCCTCGATCGGCTGCTGTTCTTCTCCGACGGCGTGTTCGCCATCGCTATCACCCTGTTGTCGATCGAGCTGCACCCTCCGCACGACTGGGACGGGACAGCGGCGCAGCTGTTGAGGCAGGGCTGGCCGGGGTTCGCGGCCTATGCGCTGAGCTTCCTCGTCATCGGAATCTTCTGGACCTCCCATCGACGCATGTTCACCCAGATCAGGCGGTTCACGACAGGCGTCTTCCTGCTGAACCTGCTGTTGCTCGGCCTGATCGCCCTGATGCCGTTTATGACCAACCTGCTCTACATCGATGGCCCGAGGGGCGAGGCCTTCCTGATCTATCTGGGGGTGGTCAGCGCCGCCGGGCTTGTCCAGGGCGCAATGTTGGCATGGGCGGTGTTTGTGAACCACGCGGTCGATCCGGCTGTCCACGTCTCTCGACGGGTCACGGCGATCCTGTCCGCCGGTCTGTTGCCGGGGCTGATCTCGGCCGGATCGATGCTGATGTTCGGCGTGGTCGGAGGGGGTGTGGAGTTGTGGCTGCCAGCCGTGTGCTTCGCGATGGCCGTCGTCATCCTGCTCGCGCGCGGTTTGGCCGAGAAGCGGTACCGCTAG
- a CDS encoding MliC family protein, which yields MKIVALVALLGLALLGGCGQSRSAPESADAVQQRAIDAQTAQRRTGAELQDRALNRVIRTVYLCDNGERLTVDFDNPRAMATVRNSHGEAADLFQERAADGIWYRAGQTELRGKGILATWTADGRADTQCRAID from the coding sequence ATGAAGATCGTCGCCCTCGTCGCCCTGCTGGGTCTGGCTCTGCTCGGCGGGTGCGGTCAGTCGCGGTCGGCTCCCGAAAGCGCCGACGCGGTTCAGCAGCGGGCCATCGACGCCCAGACGGCGCAACGTCGGACGGGCGCCGAGCTTCAGGACCGCGCGCTGAACCGCGTGATCCGCACGGTCTATCTCTGCGACAACGGCGAGCGCCTGACGGTCGATTTCGACAATCCTCGCGCCATGGCGACGGTCCGGAACTCACATGGTGAGGCCGCCGACCTGTTCCAGGAGCGGGCCGCCGACGGCATCTGGTACCGGGCGGGCCAGACCGAGCTACGCGGCAAGGGCATCCTGGCCACCTGGACCGCCGACGGCCGCGCCGACACCCAGTGCCGGGCGATCGATTAG
- the tadA gene encoding tRNA adenosine(34) deaminase TadA has translation MRMALDLAQAAADAGEVPVGAVIVDEATGEVVATGANAPISGHDPTAHAEIQAIRAAASALGNYRLTGLTLYVTLEPCAMCAGAISHSRIGRLVWGADDPKGGAVVHGPRLFDQSTLHSRPAVEGGILADACGDALRAFFRARRTGTRTG, from the coding sequence ATGCGCATGGCACTGGACCTTGCGCAAGCGGCGGCGGACGCAGGCGAGGTTCCCGTCGGGGCCGTGATCGTCGACGAAGCGACCGGCGAGGTCGTCGCGACGGGCGCGAACGCCCCGATATCAGGGCATGATCCGACCGCTCACGCCGAGATTCAGGCGATCCGCGCGGCGGCGTCGGCTCTGGGCAATTATCGCCTGACCGGCCTGACCCTCTATGTCACGCTGGAGCCCTGCGCCATGTGCGCCGGTGCCATCAGCCATTCCCGAATCGGCCGGCTGGTCTGGGGTGCCGACGATCCGAAGGGCGGCGCGGTCGTCCATGGACCCCGTCTTTTCGACCAATCCACCCTGCATTCGCGTCCCGCCGTCGAGGGCGGGATCCTGGCAGACGCGTGCGGTGACGCCCTGCGCGCCTTCTTCAGGGCCCGGCGCACCGGAACGCGAACCGGCTGA